DNA from Chloroflexota bacterium:
GAGAATTACCAGGATGCCATCGCACTGTGTGAATATGTCACCCAAGAATATGACACCTTTGTACAGATCGCTCCAGACTACAGCTTCGGCTGGGGTGGCGCGGCTGCCTACCGGGATGCCTGCACGCTCTATGGCGGCACCTTCCCTGTAGACGACATCTTCGCTCCCTTCGACACCACCGACTTCACGCCCTACATGGAACAACTACTGGACTCCGGTGCTGAAGCCTGGATTCCCACCTGGGCAGGCGGCGGGTTCATCGCCATCATGCAAGCGGCTGTCGATTTAGGCGTAGTTGATGAGATGACTATGGCTTCGTCCTTCGTGGATAATGTGGCATTGCCTGCTTTCTTTGGCAATTCCATTGGAGCGACTGGTTCCATCCTGTATCACTACTCAGCTCCGGACAATCCCGTCAACGACTGGCTGATTGACGTCACCAAGTCGCGCTACGGAGTTTATCCCGACCTTTTCGACGGCGATGGCGCTAACGCGGCCATTATGCTAGTTGAAGGTTTGAAGGCCACCGGCGGCGATGCCAGCGCGGAAGCGTTGATCGCAACCTGGGAAGGCATGGAATTCGAAGGCCCCAAGGGTACGATCCTTATCCGTGCCGAGGATCATGTCGCCATCCAGGATATGTACGTCATGAAACTGCTCAATGTTGACGATCCTGAGGCCATGTACTTCGAATATATCA
Protein-coding regions in this window:
- a CDS encoding substrate-binding domain-containing protein, with translation HEGMMEEAPAAEEPAMEEMAVACDEPIKVGLITDASGPLAIYGAHIIRSFMLGMEYATGAAGSVGEVFTAEDGSNTFMLGDCEIEVLLGDDQTNPDLTTSVAREFIEVDGVDVLVGTVSSGNTATLQEIAAENGVPLIVAPAAANDITGVGFNEYTFRTSRENYQDAIALCEYVTQEYDTFVQIAPDYSFGWGGAAAYRDACTLYGGTFPVDDIFAPFDTTDFTPYMEQLLDSGAEAWIPTWAGGGFIAIMQAAVDLGVVDEMTMASSFVDNVALPAFFGNSIGATGSILYHYSAPDNPVNDWLIDVTKSRYGVYPDLFDGDGANAAIMLVEGLKATGGDASAEALIATWEGMEFEGPKGTILIRAEDHVAIQDMYVMKLLNVDDPEAMYFEYITTTRPQPPCLLPEELADRCGDLPYGSLTGE